One region of Triticum aestivum cultivar Chinese Spring chromosome 6B, IWGSC CS RefSeq v2.1, whole genome shotgun sequence genomic DNA includes:
- the LOC123133566 gene encoding tyrosine N-monooxygenase-like — MLACCCFVVSQLLIVITLMYLVMAKSKVRSGTCSSATMLLPLPPGPWPWPVVGSLPELVLNKPAFRWIHRVMKDMGTDIACFRLGSVHVVPITCPKIAREVLKKQDKNFSSRPLTFASGTISSGYKDAVLSPFGDQWMKMRKVLTSEIICPSRHKWLHDKRADEADNLMRYIYNLTAGGSSSTSGVGANVDVRHVARHYCGNVIRRLVFGQRYFGEPQPDGGPGPMEMEHMDASFALLGFTFAFCVSEYLPCLLGLDLDGHEKIIKEANIKVDRLHNVVIEERWRQWNSGERQDGVQDFLDVLITLADGDGKPLLSIDEVKAQSKGIILAAIDNPSNAVEWALAEMVNNPELLTKAVEEMDRVVGRERLVQESDIMHLNYLKACIREAFRLHPIAPFNLPHVAIADTIVAGYRVPKGSHVILSRLALGRNPAVWDEPLHFKPERHMGDNINVVLTESELRFISFSTGRRGCIAASLGTTMSVMLFGRLLHGFTWTKPAGVSAINLSESKHDLFKEKPLVLHAEPRLAVHLYPLIMHR; from the exons ATGTTGGCGTGCTGCTGCTTTGTTGTGTCCCAGCTGCTCATTGTAATAACGCTTATGTACCTTGTCATGGCCAAGAGCAAGGTCCGTAGTGGCACGTGCTCATCGGCGACGATGCTGCTTCCACTTCCGCCGGGGCCATGGCCGTGGCCAGTGGTGGGTAGCCTGCCCGAGCTAGTGCTCAACAAGCCGGCGTTCCGTTGGATCCATCGCGTGATGAAGGATATGGGCACCGACATCGCTTGCTTCCGCCTTGGCAGCGTCCACGTCGTCCCGATCACATGTCCCAAGATCGCAAGGGAGGTGCTCAAGAAGCAGGACAAAAACTTCTCGTCCCGTCCACTCACCTTCGCCTCCGGCACCATCAGCTCCGGGTACAAGGACGCCGTGCTCTCGCCATTCGGCGACCAGTGGATGAAGATGCGCAAGGTGCTCACTTCTGAGATAATTTGCCCCTCCCGCCACAAGTGGCTCCACGACAAGCGCGCCGACGAAGCTGACAACTTGATGCGCTACATCTACAACCTCACCGCCGGGGGGTCATCTTCAACGTCGGGAGTAGGCGCCAACGTCGATGTCAGGCATGTCGCGCGGCATTACTGCGGCAACGTCATCCGCCGGCTTGTCTTCGGCCAACGGTACTTTGGGGAGCCTCAGCCGGACGGCGGGCCGGGGCCGATGGAGATGGAGCACATGGACGCTTCCTTCGCCCTCCTAGGGTTCACCTTCGCGTTCTGCGTCAGCGAATACCTCCCGTGTCTACTTGGCCTGGACCTCGACGGCCACGAGAAAATTATTAAGGAGGCCAACATAAAAGTGGATAGACTGCACAACGTGGTCATCGAAGAGCGTTGGAGGCAGTGGAACAGCGGCGAGAGGCAGGACGGGGTCCAGGACTTCCTTGACGTTCTCATCACGCTCGCCGACGGTGATGGCAAGCCGTTGCTCAGCATCGATGAGGTCAAAGCACAGTCCAAG GGCATAATATTAGCGGCCATAGATAACCCGTCAAACGCAGTGGAGTGGGCGCTGGCGGAGATGGTGAACAACCCAGAATTGCTGACCAAGGCGGTGGAGGAGATGGACCGGGTGGTCGGTCGCGAGCGACTGGTGCAAGAGTCGGACATCATGCATCTCAACTATCTCAAGGCGTGCATACGTGAGGCATTTCGCCTCCACCCAATCGCTCCCTTCAACCTGCCGCACGTCGCGATTGCCGACACCATTGTTGCGGGCTACCGTGTGCCCAAGGGTAGCCACGTCATCCTCAGCCGGCTGGCCCTGGGCCGGAACCCCGCCGTCTGGGATGAACCGCTCCACTTCAAGCCAGAGCGCCATATGGGAGACAACATCAATGTGGTGCTTACCGAGAGCGAATTGCGGTTCATCTCCTTCAGCACCGGACGGCGGGGATGCATCGCGGCATCACTAGGAACAACCATGAGTGTCATGCTCTTCGGCAGGCTCTTGCATGGCTTCACCTGGACCAAACCGGCTGGGGTGTCGGCCATCAATCTCAGCGAATCGAAGCACGACCTCTTCAAAGAGAAACCGCTAGTGCTACATGCTGAGCCACGTCTTGCAGTGCACCTCTACCCTCTCATTATGCATCGTTGA